A window of Acropora muricata isolate sample 2 chromosome 3, ASM3666990v1, whole genome shotgun sequence contains these coding sequences:
- the LOC136912151 gene encoding mitochondrial enolase superfamily member 1-like isoform X1: MAKLIEVSVRDIRFPTSRELHGSDAMHKSPDYSAVYVVFKTDSGNDIEGHGLTFTLGRGNELVLKAAQLYAKALIGRTTDEIFGDFGRVWRELARESQFRWLGPEKGAIHLALAAVINALWDLWAKMEDKPLWKLLTDMSPEQLVSVIDFSYLSDVLTKEEAIDILQENSSSKQEREKEIITKGYPSYTTSAGWIGYTELQLHELCQKYLKAGWTRFKMKVGSNLDDDMKRAEIFRQEIGWDNFLAMDANQCWDVDEAVYHMKRLAKFKPIWIEEPTSPDDVLGHAEISKKLQPLGIGVASGEHCQNRVIFKQFLQLKGLQFCQIDSCRMGGLNEVLAVLLMAAKFGVPVCPHGGGVGLCEYIQHISIFDYICVSASLENRVTEFADHLHEHFIHPAETEKGAYKVPMSPGYSAEMKKESLDAYEYPIGSEWQKLISNGLFESKFESSG, from the exons ATGGCAAAGCTAATTGAAGTTTCTGTGCGGGATATACGGTTCCCAACTTCTCGGGAACTGCATGGCTCAGATGCTATG cACAAATCACCTGATTATTCTGCAGTTTATGTTGTTTTTAAAACTGATTCAGGAAATGACATAGAAGGGCATGGATTGACATTTACTCTGGGAAGAGGGAATGAGTTAG TTTTAAAGGCAGCCCAACTTTATGCCAAAGCACTGATTGGAAGAACAACTGATGAAATTTTCGGTGACTTTGGCAGAGTTTGGCGAGAATTGGCTCGTGAAAGTCAGTTCAGATGG CTTGGTCCAGAAAAAGGTGCCATTCACCTTGCTCTAGCAGCTGTTATCAATGCTTTGTGGGATCTTTGGGCAAAGATGGAGGATAAG CCTCTTTGGAAACTACTAACAGATATG TCTCCTGAACAGCTGGTTTCAGTAATTGACTTCAGTTATCT ATCTGATGTTCTTACCAAAGAGGAAGCAATAG ATATTCTTCAAGAAAACTCAAGCAGCAAGCAAGAAAGAG AGAAAGAGATCATTACAAAGGGATATCCATCATACACCACATCTGCTGGTTGGATAGGCTACACAGAACTGCAATTGCATGAACTGTGCCAGAAATATCTCAAGGCCGGATGGACGAG ATTTAAGATGAAAGTAGGTTCTAATCTGGATGATGATATGAAGCGAGCAGAGATATTTAGGCAAGAAATTGGATGGGATAACTTTTTG GCAATGGATGCCAATCAGTGCTGGGATGTGGATGAGGCAGTTTATCACATGAAACGCTTGGCCAAGTTTAAACCGATTTGGATTGAGGAACCAACTTCACCAGATGATGTTTTAG GACATGCTGAGATTTCCAAGAAGCTGCAGCCTTTGGGAATCGGCGTTGCTTCGGGAGAGCATTGCCAGAATCGAGTGATATTCAAGCAATTCTTACAACTCAAAGGATTGCAGTTTTGTCAGATTGATAGCTGTCGAATGGGTGGATTGAATGAAGTGTTAGCTGTTCTGCTGATGGCTGCTAAGTTTGGAG TGCCTGTCTGTCCACATGGAGGTGGTGTTGGTTTATGTGAATACATTCAGcacatttcaatttttgattacATTTGTGTCTCGGCATCATTAGAAAACAG AGTAACAGAATTTGCGGATCATCTTCATGAACATTTCATTCACCCAGCAGAGACAGAAAAAGGAGCATATAAAGTGCCGATG AGCCCGGGATACAGCGCTGAAATGAAAAAGGAATCTCTTGATGCATATGAATATCCTATCGGATCAGAATGGCAAAAGCTTATTAGTAATGGCCTATTCGAAAGCAAGTTTGAATCTTCAGGATAA
- the LOC136912151 gene encoding mitochondrial enolase superfamily member 1-like isoform X2 encodes MAKLIEVSVRDIRFPTSRELHGSDAMHKSPDYSAVYVVFKTDSGNDIEGHGLTFTLGRGNELVLKAAQLYAKALIGRTTDEIFGDFGRVWRELARESQFRWLGPEKGAIHLALAAVINALWDLWAKMEDKPLWKLLTDMSPEQLVSVIDFSYLSDVLTKEEAIDILQENSSSKQEREKEIITKGYPSYTTSAGWIGYTELQLHELCQKYLKAGWTRFKMKVGSNLDDDMKRAEIFRQEIGWDNFLAMDANQCWDVDEAVYHMKRLAKFKPIWIEEPTSPDDVLGHAEISKKLQPLGIGVASGEHCQNRVIFKQFLQLKGLQFCQIDSCRMGGLNEVLAVLLMAAKFGVPVCPHGGGVGLCEYIQHISIFDYICVSASLENRVTEFADHLHEHFIHPAETEKGAYKVPMSPGYSAEMKKESLDAYEYPTGSQWQKLISNGLFESKFESSG; translated from the exons ATGGCAAAGCTAATTGAAGTTTCTGTGCGGGATATACGGTTCCCAACTTCTCGGGAACTGCATGGCTCAGATGCTATG cACAAATCACCTGATTATTCTGCAGTTTATGTTGTTTTTAAAACTGATTCAGGAAATGACATAGAAGGGCATGGATTGACATTTACTCTGGGAAGAGGGAATGAGTTAG TTTTAAAGGCAGCCCAACTTTATGCCAAAGCACTGATTGGAAGAACAACTGATGAAATTTTCGGTGACTTTGGCAGAGTTTGGCGAGAATTGGCTCGTGAAAGTCAGTTCAGATGG CTTGGTCCAGAAAAAGGTGCCATTCACCTTGCTCTAGCAGCTGTTATCAATGCTTTGTGGGATCTTTGGGCAAAGATGGAGGATAAG CCTCTTTGGAAACTACTAACAGATATG TCTCCTGAACAGCTGGTTTCAGTAATTGACTTCAGTTATCT ATCTGATGTTCTTACCAAAGAGGAAGCAATAG ATATTCTTCAAGAAAACTCAAGCAGCAAGCAAGAAAGAG AGAAAGAGATCATTACAAAGGGATATCCATCATACACCACATCTGCTGGTTGGATAGGCTACACAGAACTGCAATTGCATGAACTGTGCCAGAAATATCTCAAGGCCGGATGGACGAG ATTTAAGATGAAAGTAGGTTCTAATCTGGATGATGATATGAAGCGAGCAGAGATATTTAGGCAAGAAATTGGATGGGATAACTTTTTG GCAATGGATGCCAATCAGTGCTGGGATGTGGATGAGGCAGTTTATCACATGAAACGCTTGGCCAAGTTTAAACCGATTTGGATTGAGGAACCAACTTCACCAGATGATGTTTTAG GACATGCTGAGATTTCCAAGAAGCTGCAGCCTTTGGGAATCGGCGTTGCTTCGGGAGAGCATTGCCAGAATCGAGTGATATTCAAGCAATTCTTACAACTCAAAGGATTGCAGTTTTGTCAGATTGATAGCTGTCGAATGGGTGGATTGAATGAAGTGTTAGCTGTTCTGCTGATGGCTGCTAAGTTTGGAG TGCCTGTCTGTCCACATGGAGGTGGTGTTGGTTTATGTGAATACATTCAGcacatttcaatttttgattacATTTGTGTCTCGGCATCATTAGAAAACAG AGTAACAGAATTTGCGGATCATCTTCATGAACATTTCATTCACCCAGCAGAGACAGAAAAAGGAGCATATAAAGTGCCGATG
- the LOC136912153 gene encoding uncharacterized protein: protein MKLLAVSSVIVTFCLLPVVDCESVSLSSSQLSLEGNAHIRFDGVREVVWSGLTDGNRYPMINSGDTIALRSAYTYGSLKSHWLSCTLTSCGYNTCPGTLITSSEWTSCSGNMKFFIRAMNKMDGQPINSGDTVSIIPTSYGSQYRLRCDTSTTYKCRVTSTTSSFKGNAWLTYSYATFQIFARNAVDGTPLQYGDLVAFKYPYGGRSRWLSYYSYYYYARDCSANSKSSCARQNTYTGFKIFKKL, encoded by the exons ATGAAGCTTCTCGCAGTTTCCAGTGTTATTGTAACGTTCTGTTTGTTACCGGTGGTGGATTGTGAGTCTGTCAGCCTCTCGAGTAGCCAGCTGTCTCTTGAAGGAAATGCTCACATCCGCTTCGATGGTGTTAGAGAAGTTGTTTGGAGCGGTTTGACCGATG GAAACCGATACCCGATGATCAACAGTGGCGATACCATAGCCTTGCGATCCGCTTACACATATGGCTCGTTAAAAAGCCACTGGCTCTCCTGCACCTTGACCAGTTGTGGATACAATACTTGCCCTGGTACGCTGATAACTTCATCCGAATGGACCTCCTGTTCAGGCAACATGAAGTTTTTTATCCGTGCCATGAATAAAATGGACGGTCAGCCAATCAACAGCGGCGATACAGTGTCAATCATCCCGACATCTTATGGCTCTCAGTACCGTCTTCGATGTGATACCTCTACGACCTATAAATGCCGCGTCACATC gacaACCTCTTCATTCAAAGGAAATGCTTGGCTGACCTACTCTTACGCTACTTTCCAAATCTTCGCCAGAAACGCTGTGGATGGTACTCCTCTGCAATATGGGGATCTTGTGGCCTTTAAGTACCCTTACGGCGGCAGAAGTCGGTGGCTTTCCTACTACAGTTATTACTACTACGCCAGAGATTGCAGCGCAAACAGCAAGTCTTCGTGTGCACGTCAAAACACTTACACAGGCTTTAAGATATTTAAAAAGCTGTGA